One window of the Acaryochloris sp. CCMEE 5410 genome contains the following:
- a CDS encoding FIST N-terminal domain-containing protein — protein MKWASALSTQPSLEAALDEVIATAMQSLDAPADLAILFISTTFASEFPRLQPLLADKLPVQNFIGCGGNGVIGPTQGGSTAEVEEEPGITLTLASLPGVDIQTFHIYEDELPDPDSAPLTWTELLEVDPAHQPHFILFADPSSSKISDLLQGLDYAYPGAVKIGGLASGRSSWSGSGLFCDDQLYREGTVGVALSGNIMIETIVAQGCRPIGQPYRVAEAERNVVLQVEEQTVPVEATFNADEVELQTPLEALQTLVQDLDEDERELAQHSLSVGIVCNEFKQNLEPGDFLIRNLIGVDPRIGAIAIGDRIRPGQRIQFHLRDAQASADELEELLQHYFQKSPPDQSQPTAALLFDCLGRGERFYGEPDFDSQLFRRYFHNIPVSGFFCNGEIGPIAGTTFLHGYTAAFGIFRSQDD, from the coding sequence ATGAAGTGGGCTAGTGCACTATCGACACAACCCTCTCTAGAAGCTGCCCTAGATGAAGTGATTGCCACAGCCATGCAATCTTTGGATGCCCCTGCAGATTTAGCCATTCTATTTATTTCAACCACCTTTGCCAGCGAATTTCCTCGATTACAGCCCCTACTGGCAGATAAATTGCCTGTCCAGAATTTTATTGGATGTGGGGGGAATGGCGTGATTGGCCCCACCCAGGGTGGATCTACAGCAGAAGTTGAAGAAGAACCTGGCATTACCCTCACCTTGGCCTCATTACCCGGTGTTGACATTCAAACCTTTCATATCTATGAAGATGAGCTACCGGATCCGGATAGTGCCCCTTTAACCTGGACTGAGTTACTGGAAGTGGATCCAGCTCATCAACCCCATTTCATCCTGTTTGCCGATCCCTCTAGCTCAAAAATTAGTGATCTGCTGCAAGGGCTAGATTATGCCTACCCAGGTGCCGTCAAAATTGGCGGTCTTGCCAGTGGTCGTTCTTCCTGGAGTGGTAGTGGTCTGTTTTGTGACGACCAGCTCTACCGCGAGGGCACAGTGGGCGTTGCCCTGAGTGGCAATATCATGATCGAAACGATTGTGGCCCAAGGATGTCGACCGATTGGTCAACCCTATCGGGTGGCTGAAGCCGAGCGCAACGTTGTGCTGCAGGTGGAAGAGCAAACTGTTCCGGTAGAAGCCACGTTTAATGCCGATGAAGTCGAGCTACAGACGCCCTTGGAAGCCCTGCAAACCTTGGTTCAGGATTTAGATGAAGACGAACGAGAGTTAGCCCAGCATTCCCTTTCGGTGGGCATTGTCTGTAATGAGTTTAAGCAAAACCTAGAACCAGGCGATTTTTTAATTCGCAACTTAATTGGGGTGGACCCCCGCATTGGGGCAATTGCCATTGGCGATCGCATCCGTCCCGGTCAACGGATTCAATTTCACCTACGAGATGCCCAAGCCTCTGCCGATGAACTGGAAGAACTGCTCCAACACTATTTCCAAAAATCGCCCCCAGATCAATCTCAGCCCACAGCCGCCCTGCTGTTTGATTGCTTAGGGCGAGGAGAGCGGTTCTATGGAGAGCCCGACTTCGACTCTCAACTCTTTAGACGCTATTTTCACAATATTCCGGTCAGCGGTTTTTTCTGTAATGGCGAAATTGGTCCCATTGCTGGCACAACCTTTCTTCATGGCTACACCGCCGCCTTTGGTATTTTTCGCAGCCAGGACGATTAA
- the sufU gene encoding Fe-S cluster assembly sulfur transfer protein SufU, translated as MALDNLRTLYQQVILEHYNKSRHLGMTDLVHRHQRGHHPSCGNTIELTVQLEALEERIADVQLEGEGCAIAMVSTDFMADAIPGKTIPEALQIVQAFQNMMKGEGDFPREHRQLNVMQGVTQLPVRIKCATLTWHTLKPALEHQSVESADEFVSNEEDD; from the coding sequence ATGGCCTTGGACAATTTACGAACACTGTATCAACAAGTCATATTAGAGCATTACAACAAGTCTCGTCATCTTGGCATGACGGATCTAGTCCATCGCCATCAACGGGGACATCATCCATCCTGTGGCAATACGATTGAGCTGACGGTTCAGTTAGAAGCGTTAGAAGAACGGATTGCTGACGTTCAATTAGAAGGTGAGGGATGTGCGATCGCAATGGTGTCCACTGATTTCATGGCGGATGCGATACCGGGCAAAACTATCCCTGAAGCCTTGCAAATAGTCCAAGCCTTCCAAAATATGATGAAAGGCGAAGGAGACTTCCCGCGAGAGCATCGTCAGCTCAACGTTATGCAGGGGGTGACCCAATTGCCCGTTCGGATTAAATGTGCCACCCTGACCTGGCACACCCTTAAACCCGCCTTAGAGCATCAGAGTGTAGAATCAGCGGATGAGTTTGTCAGCAATGAGGAGGATGATTAA
- a CDS encoding Ycf51 family protein, translating into MPTPTPEFFQQACQWCAIFMLVSGAFTGLAFVFKWGIRFRFVGITSLLGVLTGSLLALSFFPLSKAVIPGAAKYNLVYDLAGPEVVISVSPTITPTELEATLLQASENLFSPGRVGRGTNDLTIKVRTILHQKSGMSQLIPLGQIQRSLTVRDDPNAKITLNQDNLAALATTTFDPSSS; encoded by the coding sequence ATGCCCACCCCTACCCCTGAGTTTTTTCAGCAAGCTTGTCAGTGGTGTGCCATCTTCATGCTTGTTAGCGGCGCGTTTACAGGGCTTGCTTTCGTGTTTAAGTGGGGCATTCGCTTCCGCTTTGTCGGTATCACCAGCCTTTTAGGGGTGCTGACGGGCAGTTTACTCGCCTTAAGCTTTTTCCCTTTAAGTAAAGCTGTGATTCCAGGAGCCGCTAAGTACAATCTGGTTTACGATTTAGCGGGCCCCGAAGTAGTGATCTCGGTCTCACCGACGATTACGCCTACGGAATTGGAGGCGACTCTCTTACAAGCCTCAGAAAATCTATTCTCCCCCGGACGAGTCGGTCGGGGCACCAATGACCTAACCATCAAAGTTCGCACGATTTTGCATCAGAAATCAGGCATGTCTCAACTCATTCCCCTGGGGCAAATTCAGCGCTCTTTGACCGTTCGTGACGACCCTAACGCTAAAATCACTTTGAATCAGGATAATTTAGCGGCTCTCGCCACCACGACTTTTGATCCCTCCTCTAGTTAA
- a CDS encoding iron-containing alcohol dehydrogenase family protein: MSKFSSPSVSSSVECTSQAIAPQSVIRAEQSLAQLESLIQPYGQRPLVVAGEHSLAVLQPYLAAISTLELAVAHYGKDCSEASLKALGEAVTCHRADVIIGVGGGKALDAAKLLAHQNRCPVITIPTSAATCAAWTALSNLYSEVGAFQYDVGLPRCPDLLILDYEVIQTAPPRTLIAGIGDALAKWYEASVSSGHSQETLTIAAVQQARVLRDILFQKSVKAIAQPGSDEWRQVVDATVLMAGVVGGLGGAQCRTVAAHAVHNGLTHLSPTRASLHGEKVAYGILVQLRLEELVQHNHLATTARHQLLKFYKEIGLPMTLADLGMEDVSLKDLQMAAQVACQPDSDLHYLPFTVMPDQLLAAMVSTASPMADGSANPSSPSEEVCP, from the coding sequence ATGTCTAAGTTCTCATCACCCTCTGTCTCCTCCTCGGTTGAGTGCACTAGTCAAGCCATTGCACCCCAAAGTGTCATTCGAGCTGAGCAAAGTCTGGCTCAATTAGAATCTTTGATCCAGCCCTATGGCCAACGACCGCTAGTGGTCGCTGGAGAGCATAGTTTAGCGGTCTTGCAACCTTACTTGGCTGCAATTTCAACGTTGGAGTTGGCGGTTGCCCATTATGGCAAAGATTGCAGTGAAGCCAGTCTCAAGGCCTTAGGAGAGGCGGTGACCTGTCATCGTGCAGACGTCATTATTGGGGTAGGCGGAGGCAAAGCGTTAGATGCAGCCAAACTCTTGGCCCATCAAAACCGCTGTCCCGTGATCACGATTCCCACCTCTGCCGCCACCTGTGCGGCCTGGACGGCTTTATCGAACTTATATTCGGAGGTAGGAGCATTTCAGTATGATGTCGGTTTACCTCGATGTCCTGATTTACTGATCCTGGATTACGAGGTGATCCAAACTGCTCCCCCGCGAACGCTGATTGCTGGTATTGGGGATGCGTTAGCGAAGTGGTACGAAGCGTCTGTGAGTAGCGGCCATTCCCAGGAAACCCTAACGATTGCTGCCGTGCAACAAGCCCGCGTACTCAGAGATATTCTGTTTCAGAAATCCGTGAAAGCCATTGCTCAACCAGGCAGTGACGAGTGGCGACAAGTGGTGGATGCCACGGTGTTAATGGCTGGAGTGGTCGGGGGACTAGGAGGAGCCCAATGTCGTACTGTGGCTGCCCATGCCGTCCATAATGGCCTGACCCATCTCTCGCCGACTCGCGCCAGCTTACATGGGGAAAAAGTGGCCTATGGCATTTTGGTGCAGTTGCGTTTAGAAGAACTAGTCCAGCATAACCATCTCGCGACAACGGCTCGCCATCAGCTGCTCAAATTCTATAAAGAGATTGGCTTACCGATGACTCTGGCCGATTTAGGGATGGAGGATGTGTCTCTGAAAGACTTACAAATGGCGGCACAAGTGGCTTGCCAGCCAGATTCAGATCTCCACTATTTACCCTTTACGGTGATGCCAGATCAGCTGCTAGCGGCGATGGTCTCTACGGCCAGTCCCATGGCGGACGGTAGTGCTAATCCAAGCTCTCCATCGGAAGAGGTTTGCCCATGA
- a CDS encoding aspartate aminotransferase, producing MSLDWIKPANRLSALPPYVFARLDELKTSARQQGLDLIDLGMGNPDGSPPEPVIEAAIAALKSPNNHGYPPFEGHADFRHTITDWYHRRYDVLLDPEIEALPLLGSKEGLTHLALAYINPGDVVLVPNPAYPPHFRGPALAGAEIYGLPLKAENDWLIDLGSIPDQVAERAKILYFNYPSNPTTAVAPRELFTEIVAFARKHQILLVHDLCYAELAFDGYQPVSLLEIPGAKEIGVEFHTLSKTYNMAGWRVGFVVGNPQIIQGLRTLKTNLDYGIFAVVQAAAQTALQLPDSHLQGVQQRYRERRDFVIAGLGELGWHIPKTKATMYLWAPCPVEMSSADFALKLIQETGIVMTPGSAFGHHGEGYLRISLIADCDRLGEAIHRIRQSQICGMPTSNVISPS from the coding sequence ATGAGTTTGGATTGGATCAAACCGGCTAACCGATTGAGTGCATTGCCGCCTTATGTATTTGCCCGTTTAGATGAACTCAAAACCTCGGCCCGCCAGCAAGGGCTGGATCTGATTGATTTGGGCATGGGTAACCCGGATGGTTCGCCGCCGGAACCTGTGATCGAAGCTGCGATCGCAGCCCTGAAATCTCCCAATAATCATGGCTATCCTCCCTTTGAAGGCCATGCAGACTTTCGTCATACCATTACCGATTGGTATCATCGCCGATATGACGTATTGCTCGATCCTGAAATTGAGGCTTTACCGTTACTCGGCTCAAAAGAAGGCTTAACCCACCTCGCCCTGGCCTATATCAATCCGGGGGATGTGGTGTTGGTCCCCAATCCGGCCTACCCACCTCACTTTCGCGGCCCCGCCCTGGCCGGAGCGGAAATTTACGGTTTGCCCTTAAAGGCAGAAAATGACTGGCTGATTGACTTAGGCAGCATTCCCGATCAGGTGGCAGAACGGGCCAAAATCCTCTACTTCAATTACCCCAGTAATCCGACGACGGCTGTGGCCCCCCGAGAGCTGTTTACAGAAATTGTCGCCTTTGCTCGTAAACATCAAATTTTGCTGGTTCATGACCTCTGCTATGCCGAGCTAGCGTTTGATGGCTATCAGCCTGTCAGCCTGCTGGAAATTCCAGGGGCAAAGGAGATTGGTGTTGAATTTCATACCCTGTCCAAAACCTACAATATGGCTGGTTGGCGGGTGGGGTTTGTGGTGGGAAATCCCCAAATTATTCAAGGGCTGCGAACCTTGAAAACCAACTTAGACTATGGCATTTTTGCCGTGGTTCAGGCGGCCGCTCAAACCGCGCTGCAACTGCCCGATAGCCATTTGCAAGGGGTTCAGCAGCGCTACCGAGAGCGACGAGATTTTGTCATTGCCGGATTGGGAGAGTTGGGCTGGCACATCCCCAAAACGAAAGCAACCATGTATTTATGGGCACCCTGTCCTGTAGAGATGTCCTCCGCAGACTTTGCCTTAAAGCTGATCCAAGAAACCGGAATTGTGATGACGCCAGGGAGTGCCTTTGGTCATCATGGCGAAGGCTATTTGCGGATTAGTTTGATCGCGGATTGCGATCGCCTCGGTGAAGCCATTCATCGTATCCGTCAATCTCAGATTTGTGGTATGCCTACCAGCAACGTTATCAGCCCATCATGA
- a CDS encoding TrkH family potassium uptake protein, with the protein MTVSRSICLGFLVAILVGAGLLLLPISTASGNWNSPVIALFTATSAVCVTGHVVVDTGSYFSPVGQVFILTLIQLGGLGYMVSTTFLLLLLGRKFGLRDKIALQQALDRSKLQGSNQVVVSIIATILVFELLGMIFLFGVFSQQYPTPLALWYAVFHSISAWNNAGFSLFPDSLSSYQFSWIVNLTISGLVIIGGIGYEAIFEVYLWLRDRLTGKQKRTLFSLNFRVVTSTTVMLLTLGTIAFYLTESRNPDTLQSLSWNDQLISAWFQSMTTRTAGFNTIDIGSMTNAGLFLTIAFMYVGGSPGGTGGGVKTTTIRVLSSCTKAILRGKESVTMYERQIPVSLILKAVGVVVGSITTIVSATTLMSIADPGVEFINILFEVVSAYATVGLSTGITAALTGSSKLILAATMYMGRVGVLLLMAALLGDPRPSTVRYPEESLLVG; encoded by the coding sequence ATGACCGTTTCTAGAAGCATCTGTTTAGGATTTTTAGTCGCCATCTTAGTCGGTGCAGGCTTACTTCTGCTCCCCATCTCAACAGCTAGTGGAAACTGGAATAGCCCTGTTATTGCCCTGTTTACGGCCACCTCTGCTGTTTGCGTCACGGGCCATGTGGTGGTGGATACGGGATCCTACTTCTCCCCTGTAGGCCAGGTCTTTATCCTCACCCTGATCCAGTTGGGAGGGTTGGGGTATATGGTGTCCACCACGTTTTTGCTGTTGTTACTGGGACGGAAATTTGGCCTCAGAGATAAGATTGCCCTCCAGCAGGCCTTAGATCGCTCTAAATTACAGGGATCTAACCAGGTAGTGGTGTCCATCATTGCCACTATCTTGGTCTTTGAGCTGCTGGGTATGATCTTCCTATTTGGGGTGTTTAGCCAGCAGTATCCGACCCCCCTTGCCCTCTGGTATGCCGTGTTTCACAGCATCAGCGCTTGGAATAATGCCGGATTTAGCTTATTCCCGGATAGCCTGAGTAGCTATCAGTTTTCCTGGATCGTCAATCTCACCATTTCTGGTCTAGTCATTATTGGCGGCATTGGCTATGAAGCTATTTTTGAAGTGTATTTGTGGCTGCGCGATCGTCTAACCGGGAAACAAAAACGAACCCTGTTCTCTCTTAATTTTCGAGTGGTGACGAGTACCACAGTGATGCTATTAACCCTAGGCACCATCGCTTTTTACCTGACAGAATCTCGTAATCCAGACACTTTACAATCTCTGAGCTGGAATGATCAGCTGATCTCAGCCTGGTTTCAGTCCATGACGACCCGTACCGCTGGGTTTAACACCATTGATATTGGCAGTATGACTAATGCAGGGTTATTCCTGACCATTGCCTTTATGTATGTAGGCGGTAGTCCGGGTGGAACGGGGGGTGGGGTGAAGACGACCACGATTCGAGTCTTAAGTAGTTGTACCAAAGCGATTCTCCGGGGCAAGGAATCCGTCACCATGTATGAACGCCAAATCCCCGTATCCTTGATTCTGAAAGCGGTGGGGGTCGTGGTGGGTTCAATCACCACGATTGTATCGGCGACCACCTTAATGTCGATTGCTGATCCAGGGGTGGAATTCATCAATATTTTGTTTGAAGTGGTGTCTGCTTATGCCACGGTTGGTTTATCGACTGGGATTACGGCGGCTTTAACCGGAAGTTCGAAACTTATTTTGGCCGCCACCATGTATATGGGGCGCGTCGGTGTCTTACTCTTAATGGCAGCCTTATTGGGCGATCCTCGCCCTAGTACTGTTCGGTATCCAGAAGAGTCTTTATTGGTCGGCTAA
- a CDS encoding TrkA family potassium uptake protein encodes MNLSSLSLFPGLNKKKQQFAVIGLGRFGRAACQALHQAGQEVLGTDIDEKRVTEVVNNHWAAHALQLDSTDPLALKEAGIYEFDTVIIAIGNYLQESIITTLNVKEAGVAKVVAKASSEVHGKLLKRVGADQVVFPENEAGYALARTLTKPSILDHFELDPQHSIVEIVVPDEFHNKSIGELQLRSRYGLNVLAICRDQKFNINPSPDLNLQKGSVMVVIGETKAIDELPL; translated from the coding sequence GTGAATTTATCATCATTGAGTTTATTCCCAGGTCTTAACAAGAAAAAACAGCAGTTTGCTGTGATCGGCTTAGGTCGTTTTGGTCGAGCGGCTTGCCAGGCCTTACATCAGGCGGGTCAAGAAGTGTTAGGGACGGATATTGATGAAAAACGTGTAACCGAAGTCGTCAATAATCACTGGGCGGCCCATGCGCTGCAGCTTGATTCCACGGATCCATTGGCGTTGAAGGAAGCAGGAATTTACGAGTTTGATACGGTCATTATTGCCATCGGTAACTATCTGCAAGAAAGCATTATTACGACTCTCAATGTTAAAGAAGCCGGTGTTGCCAAAGTCGTGGCTAAAGCTTCTTCAGAAGTGCATGGTAAGCTGCTCAAACGAGTCGGGGCTGATCAGGTGGTCTTTCCTGAAAATGAAGCGGGCTATGCCTTGGCCCGGACCCTGACGAAGCCTTCTATCCTGGATCACTTTGAGCTAGATCCGCAGCATAGCATCGTTGAAATTGTGGTGCCTGATGAATTTCATAATAAATCGATTGGAGAATTGCAGCTTCGTAGTCGTTATGGCCTCAACGTTCTAGCGATTTGTCGCGATCAGAAATTTAATATCAATCCCAGTCCCGATCTCAATTTGCAAAAAGGATCTGTGATGGTGGTGATTGGGGAAACCAAAGCGATTGATGAGCTGCCTCTTTAA
- the era gene encoding GTPase Era, with protein sequence MSDVSSLTSIPQASPEFKSGFVAIVGRPNVGKSTLMNQLIGQKIAITSPVAQTTRNRLRGILTTPIAQMIFVDTPGIHKPHHQLGEILVKNARMAIHAVDVVLFVVDCSEPLGGGDRFIAQLLAQTNTPVILGLNKLDIQRKTAQQALTLDQTYKALAKEHHWPVCKFSALTTAKLKSLQRQLIEKLAPGPYYYPPDLVTDQPERFIMGELIREQILLLTRQEVPHSVAIVIERVDESPKITRILATIHVERPSQKQILIGKKGSMLKAIGTEARQQIQKLIAGKVYLELFVKVQPKWRQSRMQLAELGYQVESN encoded by the coding sequence TTGTCTGATGTCTCGTCTTTAACTTCTATCCCCCAAGCCTCTCCTGAGTTCAAGTCAGGCTTTGTTGCCATTGTTGGTCGGCCCAACGTGGGGAAGTCGACGTTGATGAATCAACTGATTGGGCAGAAAATCGCGATTACGTCTCCAGTGGCCCAAACCACCCGCAATCGCCTCCGGGGGATTTTAACCACCCCCATAGCCCAAATGATTTTTGTGGATACTCCTGGTATCCATAAGCCACATCATCAATTGGGGGAAATCTTAGTCAAAAATGCGCGCATGGCTATTCATGCGGTGGATGTGGTGTTATTTGTGGTGGATTGCTCAGAGCCGTTAGGGGGTGGAGACCGATTTATTGCCCAGTTACTGGCCCAAACCAACACACCTGTCATCCTAGGGCTGAATAAGCTTGATATACAGCGGAAAACAGCCCAGCAGGCCTTGACATTAGACCAAACCTATAAGGCCCTGGCGAAAGAACACCATTGGCCCGTGTGTAAATTTTCGGCGTTAACGACGGCCAAACTCAAGTCGCTGCAGCGCCAACTGATTGAAAAGCTGGCTCCTGGTCCTTACTATTACCCCCCCGATCTGGTGACCGATCAGCCGGAACGGTTCATTATGGGAGAGTTGATTCGAGAACAAATTTTGCTGCTGACCCGGCAAGAAGTCCCCCATTCTGTGGCTATTGTGATTGAGCGAGTCGATGAATCACCCAAAATCACCCGTATTTTAGCCACCATTCATGTGGAACGCCCCTCTCAAAAACAGATTCTCATTGGCAAAAAGGGCAGTATGCTCAAAGCCATTGGCACCGAAGCCCGCCAACAAATTCAAAAACTGATTGCAGGTAAAGTTTATTTGGAGCTGTTTGTTAAGGTGCAACCCAAATGGCGGCAGTCCAGAATGCAGTTGGCGGAATTGGGATATCAGGTGGAATCAAATTAG
- a CDS encoding Ycf34 family protein produces the protein MCICINCQFVDQCITYHAVETQHLQPHLTDHPKFEPEQPTINVNIRNRGEEIEMEWDVVGCASFSEDAGKWARLRPGELVPT, from the coding sequence ATGTGTATTTGCATCAATTGCCAATTCGTTGATCAATGCATCACCTATCATGCGGTAGAAACCCAGCATCTACAGCCTCATCTCACCGATCATCCCAAGTTTGAACCCGAGCAACCGACGATTAATGTCAATATCCGCAATCGCGGGGAAGAGATCGAAATGGAATGGGATGTCGTCGGATGTGCCAGCTTTTCCGAGGATGCAGGTAAATGGGCACGGCTCAGACCGGGAGAACTAGTGCCCACCTAG